TGTTCCCAAATATAAATCCCTTGCCAGGTGCCCAAGGCCAATCTCCCTCGTACCACGGGAATTTGCTCGCTGGTATGGGTTAAAGCCGTGCGAATGTGAGCGGGCATGTCGTCAGGACCTTCGGTGGTATGGTAGTAAGAGCGGCTTTCCGGGACCAAGTCAGCAAAGAACGCTTCCAAATCTCGCAATACATCCGGGTCGGCGTTTTCTTGAATCAGCAAACTGGCGGAGGTATGGCATAAAAAGACCGTACAAAGACCAGTTTGAATACCTGAATCCCGCACAATGGGCTCGATTTGTGAGGTTATTTTGGTAAGGGGTTTACCTCGCGTAGGAATTTGTAAAACTTCTTGGTGGTGGTAAGTGGTTGGGGTGAGATTTTTAGTTTGATAAGTCATAGACGATATCCTTTCCAGGATGCCTTATCGAGCAATATACGATTTTATGGGCGTTGTTCGCGAGCGACGGTGGAAGGAGGAGGAACCTTTAGCAAGTAGCGAACCACCTGGGAGGCGATCGCTTCCGAC
This portion of the Geitlerinema sp. PCC 9228 genome encodes:
- a CDS encoding secondary thiamine-phosphate synthase enzyme YjbQ; this translates as MTYQTKNLTPTTYHHQEVLQIPTRGKPLTKITSQIEPIVRDSGIQTGLCTVFLCHTSASLLIQENADPDVLRDLEAFFADLVPESRSYYHTTEGPDDMPAHIRTALTHTSEQIPVVRGRLALGTWQGIYIWEHRQRSQTRQLVVHLSGNA